GACCAGGCGCCAGATCTCGTCCAAGGTCAGCTCGGCCGCGGTGTGCGGGTCGAGCATTGCGGCGTGGTACACATGCTCGCGCTTCCCGCTCAGCGCCGCCTCGACCGCCAGCGACTGCACGTTCACATTGGTCATGATGAGGGCGGCAAGCTGCGGCGGAAGCGCGCCGACCCGCGTCGGCTGCACGCCGTTGCCGTCCACCAGGCACGGCACCTCGACGCAGCAGCCGCGCTGCAGATTGGCGATCAATGCGCGATTGGGTACGTTGCCGTAGATGACCCGAGGGGTTCCCGTCTCCAGGCTGTGAATGATCAAGGCGCCATACTCGTGGCTGCGCTCGATCTCCGTGATCGGTTCCTCGCTTTCGAAAAACGCCCTCATGTTCCCCCAGAACCCGTCCATGAACTCACAGCGAGTGATGTACTCGTTAAGCGGAACACCGAAACGTTCAATCAAGTCGGGACGGTCGCGGCGGATAAAGTACGGCGTATATTCGGCGAAGTGTTCGCTCGACTCGGTGACGAAGTAGCCAAGCCGCGTCAGCATCTCGTAACGCACCCGGTTATTCGCCGGGACACGGCCGTCGGCCACCACCTTGCGAATCAGCGGGTACAAGTCCTCGCCGCGGCGTTCGAAGCGCAGGTAGAAGGCCATGTGGTTGATGCCGGCGGCTTGGTAGGTGATCTCGCGGTACGGCACGCCGATGTCGTCGGCCAGTTGCATGGCGGTGCCCTGCACGCTGTGGCACAGGCCGACGGTGCGGATCGGCGTCGCGCGCGACAGGGCCCAGCAGTTCATCGCCATGGGATTGGTGTAGTTCAGCAGCCAGGCCTGCGGGCAAACCGCCTCCATATCGCGGCAGATCTCGAGCAAAACGGGAACCGTGCGCAAGGCGCGCATGATGCCGCCAACGCCGAGGGTATCGCCGATCGTCTGGCGCAGGTTGTGCCGTTTGGGCACTTCGAAGTCGATGACCGTCGAGGGCCGGTAACCGCCGACCTGGATGGTGTTGATGACGTAGTCGGCCCCAGCCAAGGCACCGTGCCGCTCCCTATGTGTCGTGATCGTCGGCTTCACCTGTAGCGCGGCGGCCACTTTCTGCGTCATGCGCTCCGCGGTGTGCAGGCGGTCGGCGTCGATGTCCATCAAAGCGATGTGCGCGTCGGCCAGCTCCGGAAAACTCAGGATGTCGCCGATGAGGTTCTTGGCAAACACGACGCTACCGGCACCGATGAGAGCGATCTTGGCCATCGTGGGCGTCGAGCCTAGCGCGTGAGGCCGACACAATTCAATCGGCTCGCGGCTACACCATCCCTTGTCAGAGCCTTCCCATCCGGACTACAACCGGTCAGGAGAATCCCAAATGTCAGCTACGTGTACTGCGGTGGGGCGACGTTGGTTCGGCATGGCGCTTCCGGCGCTCGTTGGGTTGCTGGCCGTGGCGATCGGATGCGGTGACGGTGACGACATGTCGAACCCCACACGCGGTGGCAGCGTGCCCAGCCCAACCATCGAAGGGCCGATCACCGGCGGCAAGGGGATGCCGTTCATCGCCTCTACGACCTTCGATCTCGCCGAGGTCGGCTACTCCGAGGCGGAGTACTTCATCTCCGGGACGGCGACCGCCTACGCCAACGTCGGCCCTTTGGGCACCGACGGCAACTGGACAGTCAGACGCGGCGACACAGCCGCCTACAAGACGCGCATCCTCGTGTATCGCCCGATCGAGCCGAAGAAGTTCAACGGCACGGTCGTTGTGGAATGGCTCAACGTCAGCGGCGGTCTCGACTCTGCGGCCGACTGGATCGCGGATCATACCGAGCTCATCCGCGACGGCTTCGCCTGGGTGGGCGTCTCGGCCCAGCGCGTCGGAGTGGAAGGCGGCCCTGCGGTCATCCCGGGCTTACCGCCCATTCCGTTGAAGACCACGGACCCTGAGCGGTATGGGTCGCTCGTTCATCCTGGCGACAGTTTCTCGTACGACATGTTCTCGCAGGCCGCTCAAGCGATTCGACGCCCGGCGGGCAGCAGCCCTCTCGGCGACCTGAAGGTCAGCACGGTCATCGCCACCGGGGACTCGCAGTCGGCATTTCGATTGGTCACGTACATCAACGCGATTCATCCGCTCGCCGACATCTACGATGGGTTCCTGGTGCACAGTCGGGGCGGCAACAGCTACAGTATCGCTCCACTATCGGAAGCGCCACAGCCGGCGATCACGGTGCCCGCCACGGCACAGATCCGCAACGACCTCGATGTCCCGGTGCTGACCTTCGAGACTGAAACGGACCTCACCTTCCTCGGGTACTTCTCGGCGCGACAGCCGGACACCGACCGCTTCCGCCTCTGGGAGGTGGCCGGCACGGCGCACGCCGACACCTACACGCTCGGGGTCGGGACCACCGATCGCGGCGACTCGCCCGATGCGGCAAAGCTCGTCGTCACCACGATGCCGGTACCCGCGTTCCCCGCGCTCAAGTGCAGGACGCCGATCAACTCCGGACCGCAGCACTTCGTGCTGAACGCCGCCATCGCGGCGCTCAACCAGTGGGTGCGGCACGGAACGCCTCCGCCGCTCGCTCCGCGTCTTGAGGTGGTCGATGGCGCGTCGATCGCGATCGTGCACGATGCAAACGGCAACGCCCTCGGCGGCATTCGTACGCCGCAGGTGGACGTGCCGATCGCGGCGCTCTCGGGTCAGGGACAAACCGGGTCGATCCTCTGCGTGCTCTTTGGGACCACCAAGCCGTTCGATGCAACGACGTTGGCCGCACTGTATCCCGACCACAGCGCCTACGTCTCGGCGTTCAACGCAGCGACGGACCGGGCGGTGAGCGCCGGCTTCATTCTCCAGCCCGACGCGGAGCTGATGAAAGCCGCCGCCGCGTCGTAACCGCGGCCGGTGAGCCTCAGCCGTCCGATTGTCGCGAACAACTCGTGATCACCTTCATCACCGCAACTGTCGGCGGCGCCTTCGGCTGGTGGCTCGGTTCCTACGTCGGCTTCATGACGGCATATTGTCTGAGTGTGGTTGGCACCGCGGCTGGGGTGTACCTGGGACGGCGGTGGATGACCCAGTACATGAAGTGAGAGCCTCCGATGCTGGGAAACTGCAACCAATGCGGCGCCTGCTGCCGCGTGTTGACGCTGGCGCAATCACCCGAAGAGGTCATGGCGACCGCGGCGCTGACCGGCGTTCTCGGCATCCCTTCCGATGCGGCCTTTGCCGCCAAGCATTGGCATTCCCTGACAGGCGACGAGGCGACGCGGCGGAACCCCTTCTATACGAGCCGCTTGTCGGCGGACGCGCACCTCTACCGTTGCGACCAGCTCGGCG
This genomic interval from Candidatus Binatia bacterium contains the following:
- a CDS encoding alpha-glucosidase/alpha-galactosidase, with protein sequence MAKIALIGAGSVVFAKNLIGDILSFPELADAHIALMDIDADRLHTAERMTQKVAAALQVKPTITTHRERHGALAGADYVINTIQVGGYRPSTVIDFEVPKRHNLRQTIGDTLGVGGIMRALRTVPVLLEICRDMEAVCPQAWLLNYTNPMAMNCWALSRATPIRTVGLCHSVQGTAMQLADDIGVPYREITYQAAGINHMAFYLRFERRGEDLYPLIRKVVADGRVPANNRVRYEMLTRLGYFVTESSEHFAEYTPYFIRRDRPDLIERFGVPLNEYITRCEFMDGFWGNMRAFFESEEPITEIERSHEYGALIIHSLETGTPRVIYGNVPNRALIANLQRGCCVEVPCLVDGNGVQPTRVGALPPQLAALIMTNVNVQSLAVEAALSGKREHVYHAAMLDPHTAAELTLDEIWRLVDDLILAHGDMIPPLR
- a CDS encoding alpha/beta hydrolase domain-containing protein gives rise to the protein MSATCTAVGRRWFGMALPALVGLLAVAIGCGDGDDMSNPTRGGSVPSPTIEGPITGGKGMPFIASTTFDLAEVGYSEAEYFISGTATAYANVGPLGTDGNWTVRRGDTAAYKTRILVYRPIEPKKFNGTVVVEWLNVSGGLDSAADWIADHTELIRDGFAWVGVSAQRVGVEGGPAVIPGLPPIPLKTTDPERYGSLVHPGDSFSYDMFSQAAQAIRRPAGSSPLGDLKVSTVIATGDSQSAFRLVTYINAIHPLADIYDGFLVHSRGGNSYSIAPLSEAPQPAITVPATAQIRNDLDVPVLTFETETDLTFLGYFSARQPDTDRFRLWEVAGTAHADTYTLGVGTTDRGDSPDAAKLVVTTMPVPAFPALKCRTPINSGPQHFVLNAAIAALNQWVRHGTPPPLAPRLEVVDGASIAIVHDANGNALGGIRTPQVDVPIAALSGQGQTGSILCVLFGTTKPFDATTLAALYPDHSAYVSAFNAATDRAVSAGFILQPDAELMKAAAAS
- a CDS encoding YkgJ family cysteine cluster protein, translated to MLGNCNQCGACCRVLTLAQSPEEVMATAALTGVLGIPSDAAFAAKHWHSLTGDEATRRNPFYTSRLSADAHLYRCDQLGEDGRCTAYEERPLVCRGYPWYGQPPRLMTLADADCSYAVDQVLEIVIRRPEL